The Acidimicrobiia bacterium nucleotide sequence GTTCCGAGGCCCGTCTCGAAACCTCCGTTGGAACTCTGCTGCGCCAGGAGCCACCCCACCGTCTCGACCGGAACCGTGCGTCCGAGAGCGACGTTGGCGAACGCGGCGAGAGGCGTCGTGTAGATCGACCCGTACGAGCCGTCGCCGATGCCCGCGTCGAGGATCGCCACGAGGTCCACCGGCGTTCCGTCGTCGCTCGGGTCGAAGGCGGCGGGGTCCTGGCCCGCTGCGGCGGCCAGGACGATCAGCTGTGCGGACTTTCCGACGCTCGGTGGCCCACCGCAGAGACCCTCGGCCTGGTCGTCCAGGTAGTCCCATGCGGAGTGCGAGCTGTTGGCGACCGCGTCGATCGCTGCGTCGGCCTCGGCGGCGCTCCACGCCGTCCCGGTCTGGCCGGTCTCGGCGATCGCCAGTGCAACGTCGGCGGTCGAGAAGCCACAGGCGAAGTCGCCGGGGTCCGAGGTGTCCCACCCGCCCGATGGCAACTGGGACGCTGCGAGGTACGAGACGGCGGCGGCGGCCGCTCCCTCGTTCGCGGGTGATGCTGCCCCGACGGGCAAAGACCACACGACGCAGGCGAGCGCGCTGAACAGCGCAGGAATGACGACTCGACGGGACATGTCCCACCTCCGGGGGCCCCTGTTCCACGAGGGCCCTGTGTTCCCGCCCGAGGGCGGTCTGCTGACGGATCACCGGGTGGACCCGGTGAACGAGGTGGGTTTCCTGGCTTCCGGCGGGAGCAGGGCTCCGGGACCGGTCACAGCTGCGGGTCAGCGCCGGACTTGCACCGGCTTCCCCCACCCCGCCGGAGCGGGGCGGCACGCACATCCGGGTACGTGCGCTCCTCGTCGGAGGTGAGGGTAGGCACAGGTGCCGTGCTCCCGCCACTCCACACGAGGTGTCGCCTCCGTGTGGGCCGCTCGGATCTTCCGTCGTAGGGCGTGCGACAGTAGGCGGCCGTGGACGATCGACCATCTCTCCATGCTGTGACGTGGCTGGTCTGGGCGATCGCGGCCGGAACGACGGTACAGCTCGCGCCGAGCCCGGTGTACGTCGTGGTCGTCATCGTGCTGTCGGCCCTGGTCGTGGAGGTCCACGGCCGCGACACGGCGCTCGCGCGGGCCTTCCCCGCCTTCCTCCTCCTCGGGGCGAGCTTCGCTGTCATTCGCATCGTCCTCACCGCTCTCACGGCACACGGCGCGGGCCGCACGCTGTTCACGCTGCCCGATGCCACCCTCCCCCGGATGCTCGGTGGCTTCACCGTCGGTGGGTCGGTAGAGCTCGAGGTCGTGCTCCAGTCGGCGGCAGAAGGTCTGGCCATCGTCGGCCTGGTGGCTGCCTTCGGCGCCTTCAACGCCGTCGTGTCCCACTACGAGCTCGTACAGACCGCCCCGCGCTCCTTCTACGAGCCTGGCCTCGTCGTCACCGTGGCGCTGGCCGTTGCGCCGGCGACGGTCGGGGCGATACGCGACGTGCGTCTCGCCGACCGAGCCCGAACGGGGGGTCGTCCGGCCCGCCGCGGGCGGTGGCTGCGCAACACGCTTCCCGTCCTCGAAACCGGTATGGAGCGTGCGATCCATCTCAGTGAGTCGATGGACTCCCGCGGTTTCGCGCGCCTGGCGCCGACTCGTGCGGACCATGTGGCGGCGTGGTGTGGGCTGGGCGCGTTGCTCGCGCTCGGCGGGGCGTTCGTGGCGCTCGTCGGACAACAGGACCTCGCCGCCGCCGGTCTCGCCTTCGCGGGAACGGCGTTGCTCACCGCCGCCGTCGTCGGCTCCTCCCGCTCGGTGCGTCGTTCGCGATACCGCGCGCGGAGCTTCCAACCCGCCGACTGGCTGGTGATGGCGGCGGCCGTCATGACGCCGGTCGTCGTCGCCGGCTTCTCCATGGCCGACGAGGGGTCGCTGAGCTGGAGCGCCTACCCCCTCCACATTCCCGATGTCAACGCACTCGTGGTCCTCGCGCTCCTGGGCCTCGCCGTCCCGCTCGCGCTCCGACCGGCGCCGACCCGGGAGCACATCTCGTGACCGGTGTCGACTTCCGCCGTGTCGGCGTGGCGTACCCCGGCCGGGCGGACGACCCGGTGCTCGAGGAGTTTGATCTCTCCATCGCGTCCGGTGAGGTGCTGCTGGTCGTCGGCTCCTCCGGATCGGGGAAGAGCACGTTGCTGCGCTGCGTCAACGGTCTCGTTCCCCACGCAACCGGTGGCTCGTTCCGCGGCGAGGTCGTGGTGGGCGGGCGCTCCACACGCCACGAGACGCCGCGGGAGCTCGCCGATGTGGTGGGCTTCGTGCACCAGGATCCCGAGGCCCATTTCGTCGTCGACCGCGTGGAAGAGGACATCGCGTTCGGGCTCGAGAACCTCGGAGCCGATCCCGCCACGATGCGCCGACGCGTGGAGGAGGCGCTCGATGCGCTCGGTATCGCTCACCTGCGCGGACGCTCGCCGGGCACGCTGTCGGGTGGCGAGCGGCAGCGTGCGGCGGTCGCCGGAGCGCTGGCGCTGGCCCCCGCTGTTCTCGTTCTCGACGAGCCGACGTCCGAGCTCGATCCGCAGGGCGCCGACGACGTCCTGTCGGCCCTCGCACGGCTCAACGCCGACCTCGGCACCACGGTGCTCCTCGCCGAGCACAGACTCGAGCGCGCTGCGCCGATGGCGGACCGCGCCGCCGTCCTGGCGCGCAGCAGTGATGCGGCCGCGACGGTGACGGCGATCGGTGACCCGGCAACGACGGTGTCGGCGTACTCCGGCGCTCCGACGGTGACGCACCTCGGGCGTGTCCTGGGCTGGGAGCCTCTGCCGCTCACCGTCAAGCAGGCGCGCGGGTTCGCGCAGTCGCGTCCGGCCCGGCTGGGTGAGCCGCCCCGCTCGCACGGCGCGGGAGCCGAGGGCCCCGGCGACGTTCTCGTGTCGTCCTCCCGCCTCGAGATCCGACAGGGCGCCACGACCGTCCTGCGCGACGTCGACTCCGAGGTACGGGAGGGTGAGGTCGTCGTCGTTCTCGGGCGGAACGGGAGCGGGAAGTCGAGCCTGCTCACCACCCTCGCCGGGCTCCACGACGAGCACGCCGGGAGCGTCACGCGGTCGGCCACCGTCGCGTACGTTCCACAGGATCCGAACGCCATGCTCTTCCGCCCCACGGTGCGCGAGGAACTGCTCGAGACCCTCCGTCTCACAGCCCGCCGCGGGACGTCCACCCGCTCCCCGACCACCGCACAGGGAGACAGCGATGGCGCCCGGGTCGATCACTGGCTCGACAGGCTCCGGCTCACCGCACTCGCCGACCGACATCCGCGCACGCTGTCGTCGGGTGAGCGGCAACGTGCGGCTGTCGCCGCGGTCGCAGTGGGAGGTGCCCGGGTCCTCCTTCTCGACGAGCCGACCCGCGGCATGGACGCCGAGTCGCGCACGGCCCTCGAGCACGCGCTCCGTGAGCACACTGCCGGTGGTGGCGCTGCGGTACTCGCCACCCATGACGTCGAGCTCGCGGCGCGTGTCGCCACACGGGCCATCGTCCTCGGTGACGGTGACATCGTGGCGTCGGGTGATGCGCGCGAGGTCCTCACCGACTCGCTGTTCGCCCCTCAGACGCTACGGGTCGTCCCACCGTTCCTGACGGTCGGTGAAGTGGAGCGCGCGTTGTCGGAGGCGGACACCCCGTGAGGCTCCTGGACCGGATCCGGCCGAGCCTCGTGTACACGCTGGCCGTCGTCGTGGGGGCTGCGGCGTTCCTGTACCCGTTCTTCCTTCCCGCCGAAGCCATCCCGGGCACCGGCCACGCCGGCGACGCCCCGATCGTGGCCGCCGCGCTCGGGCTGCTCGTGGTGGGTGCGATGGCACTCGAGGTGCGCCGGGGAACCATGAATGGCGCAACGATCGCGATCCTCGGGGTCCTGTCGGCGGTCGCCGGGCTCCTGCGCCTCCTCGACCTGCCCGGCGGCGGCAGCGGGATCTTTTTCGTCGTCGTCCTGGCCGGCGCCGCGTTCGGTGCGCGCTTCGGTCTGCTGCTCGGCTTCACGTCGATGGCCACCTCGGCCGTCCTGACGGGGGGTATCGGGCCCTGGCTCCCGTTCCAGATGCTCGGCCTGGCGTGGATGGGCGGTGGCGCAGGACTCCTCGGCCGTGTGACCGTGTCGCTCGACCCCCGCCTCGAAATCACCGCACTCGCTGCCTACGCGTGGGTGTGGGGCTTCATCTACGGGGCCATCCTGAACCTGTGGTTCTGGCCATTCGCCATCGGCGACGGAGACCTGGCGTGGAACCCTGACCTCAGCATCGCCGAAACCGTCTCGCACTACTGGTCGTTCTACGTCGCCACGTCGCTCGGGTGGGACGCAGCCGGTGCGCTGGCCAACGCGCTCCTCGTCGCCCTCACGGGTGCCGCTCTCCTTCCCGCGTTCCGGCGCTTCTCGGGGCGTCTCGAGCCCGTCGTGATCCTGGAACCCATGACCAACCGTCCGGACGTGACCGTTCGAGCGACCTGAGCGTCGCAGTCCTCAGGTCCGCGCCGGTTCGTCCTGCGCGCCACCACCCCCGGACGGCTCGGACGGCGCCGTGGCGTCCCGAAGGGTGAAGGTGAACGTCGAGCCCTCCCCGACGGTACTGGCGACGCTGATCTCACCGCCCAGTGCCTCGACGTAGCGCCGGACGATGGCGAGCCCGACACCCAGACCGGCCCGCGACGAGCGGGTGGACGCCGTGGACTGGAAGAACCGCTCGAAGACCCGCTCCAGATCCTCCGGTGGGATGCCGTCTCCCTCGTCGGACACGGAAATGGCGACCATTCCGGCACCATCGTCCCCGTCCGTGCTTGCCGTTCGACGCGCCGACACGCGGATGGGTGTGCCGGGCTCGGAGTACTTGGCGGCGTTCGTCAGCAAGTTGCCGAGAACGTGGCTGAAGGCCTCGCTCCCGGCCATGACCGTGATGGCGTCGTCGATCTCGATGTCGAGCTCGTGGTCGGCGAGCAACGGAGCGATCGGCTCGACGACGCCGGACACGAGACTCAGCAGACCCAGCGGCTCGGGCTCGACGGCCATCGCGGCATCGTCGAGCCGGACCGAGGCGAGGAGCTGGTCGATGAGCCGGGTGAGCTCCTTGGCGTTCCCCGATGCCCGGGAGAGGAGCTCCTTGCGCTTGTCGTCGTCGAGGCGGTCCCACTGAAGCAGAACGGTGTCGACGAAGGCGGTGGCGGCGGTGAGGGGCGTCCGCAGCTCGTGGGACGCCATCGACACGAACTCCGCCTTGAGTTCGTCGGCCTCCCGGAGGCGCTCCGCGAGCTCCTTCTCGCTCTCGAAGGCACGACGGAACCGCTCCTCGCTCACACGCAGGTCGGCGGTGGCTTCGTCGACCATCTCGTACGCACGGTCGCGTGCACGGAGCTGTGAATAGGCGAGCCCGAACAGCGCGAGGCTGATGAGGACCCCTGCACCCAACCAGACCCACTCCTCGGCGGTCCCGGTCTCCGGGAAGCCCTCCATCTCCGTGAAGCCGAGTTGCCACGGAGCACCGAAGACCGTCGCTTCGTCCTGTCCCCGGTATCCATCGCCCACGATCCGGACGGGTGGACCCGGCATGGCTGCGAGGAGGTGTTCACCACCGGGCTGGAGTTCCTGGAAGAGGGGGATCTCGGTGATGGGACCCTCGATATCCAGCCCGATCCCCGGCTCGGCCTGGACGGCCGGCGCGACCGCCGCTTCCAGGAACACGACCATCGCAGCCACGCCGGCTGGTTCACCGGTTGCATCGAACCAGGGCGCGGCGATGATTCCCAGCCAGTCCCTGGCGACCGGTTGGGTACCGGGGTCGCTCGTCGGCCCCGAAGCCTCGGCCTCGAGCAGGTCCTCGGGAGTCTTCGACCCGTCGAGGAGCTGGGGGATCTCGTCGATCAGCGTGAAGTCGACGACGCCGACGAGCGCAGCGCCGGTGTCGGTCGATTCGAGCAGTGACCCCTCAGAGATCAGGAAGTCGACGTCGAGCCCGATCGCGTTGAACCGGGTGAGATCCGGCGCAGCGTGCACGATGACCTGGTGGGTCCTGCCGGTACCCGGGTCGAGGGCCACGACGGTCGGTGTCCCGAAACTCCCCTCGAACGTCGAGATCCTCTCGCCGAGCGCGGGGAGATCCTCGTCGGGTGTGCGCTCGGTGATGATCGCCGCGTAGTTGGCGGGCAACTTGGACTCGATGGAGTCGATCCCGGGGTCGGCGAGGAACTCCTCGCGCGTCAGGCCATCTCCCTCAGCCTTCGCTGCGAGTTCGTCCACGAAACGCGCGTAGGGCTCGAGCGCGCGCTCGAGCCCGTCCTCGGCGAGCGCGTGGGTCGCTGCGTCGAAACGTGCCTCGGAGGCGCCGGCCAGTTGGAGTCGGCGAACCTGCCAGACGATGACGGCCGCCACCAGCAGGACCGCCAGGAACACCCAGGCCCACACGGTCGACCGCCGCCGGGCGGTCGACCTCGAATACTCCGACTCTGGAGGCGACATGCTGCACACCATCGTACGTGCCCCCGGACCGCCCTCTGACCACGACACGCCCCGGGCCCCGTGGAACCGGGCGGCCCTGCGGACCGCGCCGGTAGCGTGGCCGGATGCCGCTTCCCCGCTCGCTCAGCGCCTTCCGGTACCGCCCGTTCACCCTCCTGTGGTCGGGCGCGTTCGTCTCCAACATCGGGCGCTGGATGGAGGCCGTGGCCGTCGGCGTCCTCGTGACGGAGACGACCGACCAGGCAGGCTGGACCGGGCTCGTGGCGGTCGCCGCCTTCGCTCCCAACGCCTTTCTCAGCCCACTGGGTGGTGCGCTCGCCGACCGCTACCACCGCCGGCTGCTGCTGCTCGGCACCATGGGCGTGCAGTGCGCTCTTGCCGTGGTGCTGACACTCCTGGCTCTGGGAGGCGTTCCGTCGCCGGGGGCCGTGACGCTCATCGTGTTCGTTGCCGGGTGCTTCGGGGCTCTGGGGTTCCCCGCCTACCAGGCGATCCTGCCCGAGCTCGTCCCCCGCGACGACCTCCCGGGTGCGGTGGCACTCGCGTCGGCCCAGTGGAATCTCGGGCGTGTCATCGGACCGGCGTGCGCGGGCATCGCCATCAAGCTCGGGGGGTACAGCTGGGCCTTCGGGATCAATGCGGCCAGCTACGCGGCCGTGATGGCCGTGCTGGTGATCCTTCCCCTGCGCCGCCAGAAGCCCGTCGTCACGCGGCTCTGGGAGACGATCACCGACGGCTTCCGGTATGTCCGCAACGAGCCGGGGATCCGGGCAACGCTCGTGTACATGCTGGTCACCGTCTTCCTCGCCGCACCGTTCATCGGCCTCATCCCCGCCATGGCCATCAAGGTGTTCGACGCGGGGACCGGGGGTACGGCAGCGCTCGTGTCGGCCCAGGGCCTCGGCGCCGTCGTCACGGGCGTCCTGTTCGGTTCGATCCAGGCGCGGCTGGGATCGCGCCGCACGCTCCTGGTGTCCGTCTGGCTCCTGCCGCCCGCACTCGTGCTCTACGCGCTCGCACCCTCCATCTGGCCGGCTGTGGTGGCGATCTTCGTGGTCGGTGCCGTGTACCTGGGCGCGCTCTCGAGCTTCACCACGATCGGCCAGTTGCGCGCCCCCGACGAAATGCGCGGCCGGGTGATGAGCGTGCTCATGATGATCCTCGGTGGCCTCTTCCCTCTCGGATCTCTTCTCCAGGGTGCCGTCGGCGACCGCATCGGGCTCCGGGTCACCGTCGCCGGAGCGGCCGTTCTCTACGGTGGCGCACTCGCGTGGCTGGCCACGCAACGACAGTCGCTCCTCGCTGCGCTCGATGTGACCCCGACACACACAGCAGCGAGCGGGTAGCGTCGCCGACCACCGTCGCCGAGAACCCACGAGACCGAGGAAGGCCAGACGTGCACACGAACAAGGCCGGCGAACCCATTGTCACGACCGAGCGACACGGCTCGAGCGCCCTCGTCACGCTCAACCGTCCCGAGGCGCGCAACGCCGTCAGCGGCGAGGTCACCGAGTCGGTCACCGAGGTGCTCGACGACCTGGAGGCCGACACGTCGGTCCGGGTCGTGGTTCTCACCGGTGCCGGAGAGGTGTTCTCGGCAGGAGCCGACCTCAAGCTCGCGGCGGAGGGGAAGATCGACAGCATCGCCCATCCCGACTACGGCTTCGCCGGTGTGGTGCAACGGAACTTCCCGAAGCCGCTGATCGCCGCGGTCAACGGGCCGGCGTTGGCGGGCGGGTTCGAGATCGTCCTGTCGTGTGATCTCGTGGTCGCCGGTACCGACTCGCGCTTCGGGATTCCCGAGGTGAAGCGCGGGCTCATCGCCGCTGCCGGAGGCGTCATCCGACTCCCGCGGCGCGTCCCCACCGCCGTCGCCCTCGAGCTGGCCATGACCGGTGATCCCATCGACGCCGAACGTGCCCGTGTGCTCGGCCTCGTCAACCGTGTCGTGGAGCCGGGCGGTGTCGTCGACGAGGCGCTGTCACTCGCCGATCGCATCGCGGCCAACGCTCCGCTGGCGGTACGCAACTCGCGGCGCATCATGCGCGAGTCGGTCGACCTCGAGGAGGACGCCGCCTGGGACTTCCAGAAGGACCTCCTGGCGGAGGTCTTCTCACACCCCGACGCGCTCGAAGGCCCACTGGCGTTCGCCGAGAAGCGCGACCCGGCGTGGACGAGCGGCTGAGGGCCCCGGAGACACCACCGTCCGGAGCCGACATAGGGAGTAACTGCTCCTAGAATCGTTGCTCATGACAACGACCGAGCGGGAGAGCTGGCGCGTGGAGGAGCTCGCTCGCCGCGGTGATGTCTCGGTCGACACCGTCCGCTTCTACCAGAAGCGCCGGCTCCTGCCGCCGCCCCGCCGTGAGGGGCGCATCGCCTGGTACGGCCCGGACCACCTCGAGCGCCTGGGGCGGATCCGCGACCTCCAGCGAGAGGGGTTCCCCCTCGCCGTGATCGGCCGGATCCTCGACGGGGAGCTGGACGCCACCGACGTTCCGCTCGCTGCAGCCGTCGCGCAGGCCGAGGACGTCGCCACCGACGCCGAGCTGCTCAGCGCCACCGCGTTGTCCGAACGAGCCGGCGTACCCCCGGCCATCGTCGAAGCCGTGGTGCGTGAGGGTCTCCTCGTGCCGCGCCTGTCGGAGGGACAGCCCACCTTCACCGTCGCCGACGTCGAGATCGTCCGCGCCGGGCTCCGGCTCCTGGAGACCGGTCTCCCGCTCCCCGAGCTCCTCGGGCTCGCGCGCCGCTACCACGACTCCGTGCACGATGTGGCCGAAGAGGCCGTCGCCCTGTTCGACGAGCACGTCCGTGAGCCTCTGCAGGACGCTGACCTCACCGACGACGAGAAGGCACAGCGTCTCGTGGAGGCGTTCCGGGTCCTCCTGCCGTCGGTGACGGCTCTCGTGGAGCATCACTTCCGACGCGTCCTGCTCCAGGTAGCCCAGGAGCACCTGGCGGCAGTGGGCGAGCCCGCGGAGCTGGCTGCCGCCGACGCCGAGGCGGTTCGGCTCGACTCGGGCTCGCCGGACGTCCCGTGACCGAGCGCCGCGTGCACGACGCGGTCCTGCCCGCGCCGGACCAAAAGGCCGCTGTCGTCGAGGAGATGTTCGACACGATCGCGCCGCGCTACGACCTCGTGAACCGGATCATGACGGGAGGACAGGACGAACGGTGGCGCCGTCGGACCGTCGAGACCCTGCAACTCCCGTCGTGGAGCGTGGTGCTCGACGTCGCGTGCGGAACCGGCGACCTCTGCCGTGCCCTGGCCGACCGGCGGTACAGGCCCGTCGGCGTCGACTTCTCGGCGGGGATGCTGCGGAGGGCCCGGACCCGTGAGCCGCTCGTGCGCGCCGATGCCCTCACGCTTCCCGTCGCGGCCGGTGGCGTCGACGGCATCGTCTGCGGCTTCGGGCTCCGGAACTTCTCCGATGTCGAGGCCTTCGTCGGCGAGTGCCACCGGGCCCTGCGCAGTGGAGGCCGCGTCGCCGTGCTCGAGACCGCCCGGCCGACGAGCTCCGTTGTGCGGGCGGCACACGGGTTCTACTTCGGGCGGATCGTGCCGCGTATCGGGGCCTGGTTGTCCGACGCGGAGGCCTACCGGTACCTGCCGGCCTCCACCGACGCTCTTCCGGAGTCGGAGGTTCTGCTCCGGCAGTTCCGCTCCGGTGGATTCCCGGACGTCGAGCGCGAGGTTCTCGGCCTCGGGGCGATCCAGCTGCTCGTGGGCACGCGAGCGTGAACCAGTCCGTCGACGACCGCGCCGCCGGCGCCGACACCACCCCGGGCCTGGAACTGGTCGACCACGTCACAGGTGACGACTTCGCGTGGATCACGCCGCGCGGGAGCTTCGTCGCCTCAGGGTCCGCGGCGGAGTACCCGCTCGACGAGGTCCACGACCGCCTCGCGGACATGACGGTGGAGGACGAGGTCGGAGCTCCCGGGACCGGCGCCGTGGCATGCGGAGCACTTCCCTTCGATCCGAGCCGGCACGACTCGGTGATGCTCCGTGTCCCCACGTCGGTCACCGGGGTGACGGCGTCGGGCACGTGGTGGCGCACAACCGTGGCCGGCGGGAACGACGACCTCCACGTCTCCACGGCGTATTCCGCTGCACCGGACGCCCTGCGGGACCGGGCCGAGGTCCCGCAACCGGGCACGGCGCGGTCCGGTCGCACGGCCACGGCGACGTCGCTTCCCGACCGCGACGGATGGGCCCGCATGGTCGCCGCCGCGCTCGCGCAGATCCGGCGTGGCGAGTTGGCGAAGGTCGTGCTGGCGCGCGAGGTCGCCGTCGAGCTCGGCGGGGCTGCGCACCTGGGCGCTGTGCTGGGTCACCTCGCCTCGACGACGCACGGTGCGTTCGTGTTCTCCGACCGCTCGTTCGTCGGTGCCTCGCCGGAGCTCCTGATCCGGCGTTCTGGTCCGCACGTCGAGTCGCAACCGATGGCCGGGTCCGTTCCGGTCTCGGCCGACGATGCGACGGCGGCGACGAGCCTCGCCGCGCTCACGCGTTCGGGAAAGGACCGCGACGAGCACCGTGTCGTCGTCGAGGCTGTGGCCGACGTGCTCGCGGACCACTCGCTGCGCGTCGATGTTCCCGACGCTCCCGAGCTCGTCCGACTCCCCTCCGTCGCCCACCTCGCAACCCGGATCACCGCCGAGCTCCCCGCCACCACCCCCGGTGAAGCGGTACCGTCCGCCCTCGACCTCGCTCTCCTTCTCCATCCGACACCCGCCGTGGGGGGAACGCCGCGGGACCGGGCGGTCGCCCTCATCGATGTGCTGGAGCCCTTCGACCGCGGGCGCTACGCCGGACCGGTCGGCTGGGTGCGTGCCGACGGCGACGGTGAGTGGGCCGTTGCGCTCCGCTGTGGTCTCCTCGACGGCGCGCTCGCCCGGCTGTTCGCCGGAGCGGGCATCGTCAGTGGTTCCGACCCGGACCGGGAGTGGGACGAGACGGAGGCCAAGCTGGCGCCGATGCTCTCGGCTCTCGGCGTGCCGCGACCCGTGAGTTGACTCTCTGTTGACCCTCGCGTGAGCGCGCGCTGACCGGGTCATCGGTACGGTCGGGGTGTGGAGAGGACCCGGGGAGACCTGAGAGGCCCGAGCTGGCGCACAGGGCGACGGAGCGACCGGCGCAACAGCCCGGAACGGCACACGCCGTGAACGACACGATGGTGCTGGCGGCCATGGTGCTCGGGCTCATGGCTCTCGCCGCGCTCCCCCGCCTGTGGTCGGGTCTCCGGCGATGGTCCGCCACCCGGACGGGTCACCACCCCCGACACGGCAGCTGTCCCTAGAGACAGCACCGTTACGCTGCGGCCGTGGCCACGGTTCTGCTCGTCGAGGACGATCGCGACATCGCTGAGCCGCTCGCGCGGGTTCTCCGCCGCGAGCAGCACCGTGTCGAGGTCGTGTCGAACGGTGCCACGGCTGCACAACTCGGTGTCGACGAGCGCTTCGACCTCGTCATCCTCGACCTCGGGCTTCCGGACCTCGACGGACTGGAGGTGTGCCGACAGCTCCGCGCCGCACACAGACGGCTTCCCATCCTCATCCTCACGGCACGTGCCAGTGAGGTCGATGCGGTCGTGGGTCTCGATGCCGGCGCCGATGACTACGTCACCAAGCCGTTCGGCGTCGCCGAGCTCCTCGCCCGCGCCCGCGCCCTCCTTCGCCGCGGAACCGTGCCCGGCGACGGGGACGACCGGGGTGGGGAAGCCGGTGGGGGGACCGGCGTGCGGATCGACCGTGAGGCCCGCCGAGCCTGGTCCGGCGACACCGAGCTCGACCTCACGGCCAAGGAGTTCGATCTCCTCCACGCCCTGATGAGCGAGGCCGGGAGCGTCGTGACGAGGGAACGGCTGATCGACGACGTGTGGGACATCCACTGGTCGGCGTCCACCAAGACCCTCGACATGCACATCTCCTCGCTCCGGAGGAAGCTCGGTGACAACGCGTCGTCGCCCCGGTACATCTCGACCGTCCGGGGTGTCGGCTACCGCTTCGAATCCGACTGAGCATGCGGCAACGCATCCTCATCGCGTTCATCGCCTTCTCCGTCCTCCTCATCGCCGCACTCGGTGTTCCCCTCGGGCTCGTGGGTACACGGCTCGTCCACGACCAGGCCGTGGAGCGACTCCAACAGCAGGCCTTCTCCACTGCCTCGAGCCTCGACCGCGAGATCCGTGCCGACCCGTCGGCACTCGACGAGTCGCTCGTCGAGGAGTTCACCCCCGACGACCACCAGGTGGAGGTCCGGACGGTGAGCGGTGGTCTCTTCAAGGCCGGCGACGACATCGAGGGAGCCGTCCTGTCGCGCCTGGCGCCGATCAACGACGAAGCCTCCGTGCGGGTGTCGACGAGCCGATCCGCTCTCGACGCCCGAACCCGCGAGGTCTGGCTGATCGTCACCGTCGTCGGGATCGCGGCACTGGTCGGTGCCGTTCTGATCGCCGTCTTCACGGCACGGCGACTCACCTCTCCGCTCGACACACTGGTCGACAGCGCCGAACGGCTCGGCGCCGGCCAATTCGACGTGCGGACGAGCCCGACGGGGTTGGCCGAGATCGACAAAGTGGGCAGCGAGCTCGACATGGCAGCCGCCAGGATCGGGGCCCTCCTCTCCCGTGAGCGTGCCTTCGCCGAGAACGCCTCCCACCAGCTGCGCTCGGTCATCACAGCGCTGCGCATCAGGGTCGAGGAGCTGGCGACGATCGAGGACCGCTCCGATCTCGACGACGAGATCGACACCACGCTGCGCGTCGTCGATCGACTCGAGGGCACCGTCGAGGAGCTCCTGGCTCTCTCGCAGAGCGGTCGCATCGGCGACGCGGAGGTCGTGGGAGCAGACGATCTGATCCACGGTTGCGCGGAGCGGTTCCGACCGGTCTTCGCCGCCAGGGGCCGCGTGCTCGTCGTCGACATCGGGTCACGGAGTGAGGTGCGGGTGAACCCCGCTGCCGTGGGCCAGGCTCTCGACGCCCTCGTCGACAACTCCCTGCAGCACGGTGCCGGCACCGTCGTCATGGCTTCAGGCGATCAGAAGGACTCGGTCGTCCTGCGTGTCTCCGACGAGGGATCGGGCATCGCCGACGACGCCCGGGCGCAGGTGTTCCGGCGGGGGGTGTCCCTGAGCGGTAGCAGTGGCCTCGGGCTCCCCATCGCACGCGAGATCGTCGAACTCGAGCACGGACGGCTGGTGCTGACGAGCGGGCGCCCTCCCGTGTTCGAGATCTACCTCCCGCGCGCCAGGGAAGCTGCTCGGTAGGAGGGCCGGCGCACTCTTTACCCGCCCTTTGCCCGGCGCTGGGGTCCCGCAGACGCGTCGGTTCGTATCGTGCAGGGCCCGACTCGCACCGTTCCAGGAGGTGCCCGTGGCGACCCTCGAGAGGATGCGG carries:
- a CDS encoding MFS transporter, whose product is MPLPRSLSAFRYRPFTLLWSGAFVSNIGRWMEAVAVGVLVTETTDQAGWTGLVAVAAFAPNAFLSPLGGALADRYHRRLLLLGTMGVQCALAVVLTLLALGGVPSPGAVTLIVFVAGCFGALGFPAYQAILPELVPRDDLPGAVALASAQWNLGRVIGPACAGIAIKLGGYSWAFGINAASYAAVMAVLVILPLRRQKPVVTRLWETITDGFRYVRNEPGIRATLVYMLVTVFLAAPFIGLIPAMAIKVFDAGTGGTAALVSAQGLGAVVTGVLFGSIQARLGSRRTLLVSVWLLPPALVLYALAPSIWPAVVAIFVVGAVYLGALSSFTTIGQLRAPDEMRGRVMSVLMMILGGLFPLGSLLQGAVGDRIGLRVTVAGAAVLYGGALAWLATQRQSLLAALDVTPTHTAASG
- a CDS encoding ATP-binding cassette domain-containing protein, whose translation is MTGVDFRRVGVAYPGRADDPVLEEFDLSIASGEVLLVVGSSGSGKSTLLRCVNGLVPHATGGSFRGEVVVGGRSTRHETPRELADVVGFVHQDPEAHFVVDRVEEDIAFGLENLGADPATMRRRVEEALDALGIAHLRGRSPGTLSGGERQRAAVAGALALAPAVLVLDEPTSELDPQGADDVLSALARLNADLGTTVLLAEHRLERAAPMADRAAVLARSSDAAATVTAIGDPATTVSAYSGAPTVTHLGRVLGWEPLPLTVKQARGFAQSRPARLGEPPRSHGAGAEGPGDVLVSSSRLEIRQGATTVLRDVDSEVREGEVVVVLGRNGSGKSSLLTTLAGLHDEHAGSVTRSATVAYVPQDPNAMLFRPTVREELLETLRLTARRGTSTRSPTTAQGDSDGARVDHWLDRLRLTALADRHPRTLSSGERQRAAVAAVAVGGARVLLLDEPTRGMDAESRTALEHALREHTAGGGAAVLATHDVELAARVATRAIVLGDGDIVASGDAREVLTDSLFAPQTLRVVPPFLTVGEVERALSEADTP
- a CDS encoding ECF transporter S component, yielding MRLLDRIRPSLVYTLAVVVGAAAFLYPFFLPAEAIPGTGHAGDAPIVAAALGLLVVGAMALEVRRGTMNGATIAILGVLSAVAGLLRLLDLPGGGSGIFFVVVLAGAAFGARFGLLLGFTSMATSAVLTGGIGPWLPFQMLGLAWMGGGAGLLGRVTVSLDPRLEITALAAYAWVWGFIYGAILNLWFWPFAIGDGDLAWNPDLSIAETVSHYWSFYVATSLGWDAAGALANALLVALTGAALLPAFRRFSGRLEPVVILEPMTNRPDVTVRAT
- a CDS encoding HAMP domain-containing sensor histidine kinase — encoded protein: MSPPESEYSRSTARRRSTVWAWVFLAVLLVAAVIVWQVRRLQLAGASEARFDAATHALAEDGLERALEPYARFVDELAAKAEGDGLTREEFLADPGIDSIESKLPANYAAIITERTPDEDLPALGERISTFEGSFGTPTVVALDPGTGRTHQVIVHAAPDLTRFNAIGLDVDFLISEGSLLESTDTGAALVGVVDFTLIDEIPQLLDGSKTPEDLLEAEASGPTSDPGTQPVARDWLGIIAAPWFDATGEPAGVAAMVVFLEAAVAPAVQAEPGIGLDIEGPITEIPLFQELQPGGEHLLAAMPGPPVRIVGDGYRGQDEATVFGAPWQLGFTEMEGFPETGTAEEWVWLGAGVLISLALFGLAYSQLRARDRAYEMVDEATADLRVSEERFRRAFESEKELAERLREADELKAEFVSMASHELRTPLTAATAFVDTVLLQWDRLDDDKRKELLSRASGNAKELTRLIDQLLASVRLDDAAMAVEPEPLGLLSLVSGVVEPIAPLLADHELDIEIDDAITVMAGSEAFSHVLGNLLTNAAKYSEPGTPIRVSARRTASTDGDDGAGMVAISVSDEGDGIPPEDLERVFERFFQSTASTRSSRAGLGVGLAIVRRYVEALGGEISVASTVGEGSTFTFTLRDATAPSEPSGGGGAQDEPART